The nucleotide window gcctgcagccagaacactgtacacataataaaaaaataaaaaaataaaaaaagacactggagctgggcggtggtggcgcacacctttaatcccagcactcgggaggcagaggcaggtggatctctgtgagtttgaggccagcctggtctacagagtgagttccaggacaggctccaaagctacacagagaaaccctgtctcaaaaaacaaaacaaaacaacaacaacaaaaatgacactGGGTTTGAAGTGAGGTAAAGTTCTGCCTTTGTTGTTGACCTtcagcaaaattaaataaaacaacacactGGCTGGGTGGTgataggttttatttgtttttttttttttttgggtttttcaagacagggtttctctgtgtagttttgcgcctttcttggaactcacttggtagcccaggctggccttgaactcacagagatccacctgcctctgcctcccgagtgctgggattaaaggcgtgtgccaccaccgcctggcaaaaaaaaaaaaagtctttttttttttttttttttttgagctgaggattgaacccagggccttgcactctaccactgagctaaatccccaacccggaggccaattttttttaaaaaaaaaattctttctaggGAATtatcactataaaaaaaaaaaatggaaccctCACGTACAATGAAGAGAGAGTGCTGCTCATGTGCATAAGGGGCTGAGACCCAATTCTACAGTGGTGATGAGGAAAGGAAGCACCTGTCTTGCTTGGACTTACACAATAGATACAGGAAGGCAGACTTTTCCAAATGTgttcccctctcttcttctcacATGGCCTACATCTAACTGGAAGAAAACAACCTCTATAGGAATTTTAAGCCCTAGAGGAATTTAATAACaggaatgttttttcttttctttcttatctgtttttttttttttttaagatttatttggggCCAGGATTGCCCTCTGCACAAGTTGCAGCAATCTTGCAGgataacttttttaaagatttatttatttatttatttagtaagtatgcagtgttctgcttgcatgtatgcttgtacaccagaagagggcatcagatctcattacagatggttaagatttatctatctatctatctatctatctatttatttatttatttatttatttattaattaattatgtatacagtgttctgcttgcatgtatgcttgtacaccagaagagggcaccagatctcattacagatggttgtgagccaccatgtggtcactgggaattgaactcaggacctctggaagagcagccagtgctcttaacctctgagccatctctccagccccttagttGCAACAATCTTGTACAGGgcttttgctactcttatgataCAGATGCTAATAAATCTACCTGGTTTTCACAGCTAGTAACAGAAATAGAATTGAGGATTTAGATTTAATATGGCAAGAAAGGAACCAAGTATCTTATTTTAATCAGTCCACTTGAACACAATCTTCAGTATATTAAATATAGATAGCATTGATGGAAATAGTAACATTCCTAAACTCACTCTTCTTTCACCttcaagtctttttcttttttcaaaaaaaattactacattttatttagtgttttatgTCAGCTTTGCATATGGAGGTCTGcagacaacttgtggaagttggtGCTCTCTTCCCACCAGACAGGTTCTTGAGGACTGAGCTCAGGTCTTGGCAGCTggtgcttttacctgctaagccatcttgccagtacTCTCACCCTCTTTTTGGTGGtcaggtaagcactctgccactatactaccccctttaaaaaaaaatagctgggcagtggtggcgcacgcctataatcccagcactcgggaggcagaggcaggtggatctctgtgagttcgaggccagcctgggctacagagcgagatccaggacaggctccaaagctacagagaaaccctgtctcaaaaaaccaaaaaacaaaaaattattttttaagacaaagtcttatGTGGCCCAGACTGTCCTCATAATTCCTATGGAcgactgctgtggaataatccttttgtacactgtgaagatgtgttcctctcattgttaataaagagctatatacctaggcaggaagaggttaggtgggagagccagacttTGAGACttggggaagaagggcagagttgccaGAGAgattcagaggaagcaggagatgaacatgctgtgCTGAGTGAAGTTACTGCTATGTGGTCGAGAataggtaagaaatatgggttaatttaagctgaaagagctagttagtaacaagtctaagctattggctgagcatttataattaatattaagtctttgtgtggttatttgggaacaggttGGTAGGACAGAAAAGTTGGCCTACAGAtgatcttaatttaaaaaaaaaaaaaagacttacttgTAGTTTTATTTACGTGCTTTATATGTGTCTGCTACATGTTTGTTCATGGGGACCAACAGAATGCATCATAaacccaggggctggagatattGGCAGTTGTTAGTCAcatgatgtgggtactgggaactgaacctgggccccCTGAATAGCAGTAAATGCTtttgatcttcttgcttccaccTGACAAATACTGAAACTACAGATGTATACCATGACCAATTTATtcaacactctaccaactgagccacattccttGGCTCCCAAAGTGTCAATGAGAACTAAAGAAGATTAACAAAAGGTGGCAGATTGGATGGCTGCTTAGCATTTTCACTGTTTGAAGCAAGCTTGTTGCTGTTGTCTTTAGAGCTAAGCGATAAACATGAACAATTTATTTCAGAcactgagttacctcattcaagTAAAGTTTCAAAACATCACTTTTACTTTATAAGAGGTGAAAGGGAATTCATTTGTTGAAACCCTGATGCCTAGTAAAGTACTGAAGATCTCTTCTGGTTATGAAGTGGAACAAGACCAATGCTCAGGCCTTGCAAGGCTTTATGTGCAGAGATGCAGCTCTCACAGGACTGTTTCTTGATCTTCATGAGGCTGCCAGCCTTTGGCCCACAAGTTTGGATCTGAGTGATATCTGGGGAGgatattatttttctatatggAAGACAGGACAGAGATTTGGAGACTGGATAAGCGTGGTCCGTCAGAAATCTATGATGCAATGTGAAAAACCAGACTCAATATGGGGTGTAAGTGGCCATGGATAAGGCTCTGGGTTTCATCCCTGCAGCAAGAATGAATGACCCACTCTGAACTTTGGTACAGAAATGAATGAAGAACACTGAGCTCTTTGAGCACTTTGTAACTGCAGTAGAATGCCTTAATGCTATATTTACTCTCATCCAAATGTCccaggtctttttttttcaagacagggtttccctgtgtagttttgcgcctttcctggaactcacttggtagcctaggctggcctcgaactcacagagatccgcctggctctgcctcccgagtgctgggattaaaggcgtgcgccacccccccaccccccccagttCTTAATAAATGTCACAGACACATTTATCTGGATTTATTTCCAATCTAATTTTTCTACACCTATTGCTCACATAAATATGTTTAAAGCCAAATACCCACAAGGTTCACTACAGTTTGACTGATTGGGCTGTATCTTTAGCTGTTTACAAAGTTCTCAGGATTAAGAGGTTCTGAATACAATGCAGTACAGTGAAGGCTTCAATGACTATGCGTTATGATCTCAATGGATTGAAGAAATACCTCAGAAAGCCTGAGCTTTAAGTTAAAGTCATAAACTGGAATAGAAGTCTGAGGAGTTAAgaaatgttctctgtgtgtgatCTTAGGAGTCATTAACTACTGTGCTGACTGACGCAGAAGTCCTGTGGCTGTTACAGAAGATCACTCTGGACACTCTAGAGACAGatatcttttaaatttacttCTCCATATTCAAAGAGAAGGAAACATAATTTAGGCTTTTAATTTCATATAACTTACCTATACCGCTCTTCCTGTAAGGTCTGCATTATTAAGGAGTAGTCCCTCTGATAATGCTCCTTAAGGGTCTCGAAGGATTCTTCCAGTCTGGCCTGGGTTTCCCGGATTTCCTGGATCTCATGCAGTAGTGCATCAAACCCTGAGCTCTGCATGTCTAGGGTGTTTGTTTTGGAGCTTGATGCTCCTACAGCAATGCCCCCGGTGGTACTGTTGGCTCCTACTGAGCCTGAAGTGGCACTAGAACAATCTTCCTCACTACCATATTTTGGACTTGACTGAAAGTTCGAAATCACTCCTAAAGCCTTTCCTGCATCATCCACTTGTCCTTCCTCTAATGAGTCCTTCAGATTAGGGATGTTGTCTGCACTGCCAAATTTGTTCCGAATCAGTGAGGCGATCTCTCTGGGCTTGGAGACCACAGCCCCTGCTGCTGAATGGGTAGCTTGGGAGAAGCTGGAAAATCCACCTTTGACACTGTCTACCACACCTTCACTGAAGCCAGTCACCTTTGCACCCACATCCTTCAGACCCTGGTGCATGTCCCTGAAGACATCCTTGGGCTGCCGGGGGATCCCATTCTGTTCCACCTCACGGAGCTTGCGGTGGTAATGCTCAAGTTTCTTCTGCAGCTGGAGGATGGTTTGTGCAGATTTCTGGTTTTTCTTCTCAAACACCTGTTTGATGCGAGCAGCCTGCTGCTTGTCCGCACTGTTGGCAAGCTTCAAGTATTCAGCAACGTTGTCGTCTCGGGCTGTCTGCGCAATCTTGATCTGTTCTGTGAGCTTTAGGATCTTCTGCTGCAGGTGGGCAATGGCAGCTTTTGTGCGTTGAGGGTCTGGTATTCCATCCACAGACTCTGGGTGGATGCTGCCATCGGTGCTGGAGGCCACGGCACTGGAAGTCTGGGCGAGGCTGCTTACTTCCAAACGCTCGatctaacattttaaaatcaagagATGGATATTAGAAGCAGTACAGACTAAAGTGCCAAAATATGCTGAAAATCTGTCTATGCTCAACTCTCAGCACAGATGGCTGACCTGTACATCCCCTGTCCTATAAAAGCCCTGCTGCCCTCTTGGCTAGTCTTTATACTTCTTTAAATAACAAAGTTCCCTTCATGGGTTGAAAGCAGAATTAATTCACACTGTTATGCATACTTCTGTTCAGAAGCAAATCTATGTAAGACAGCATGTCAGCTTTTCAATGAAATCCTATGAAAATTGTCTGAGCCACACTCGCAGATTGGTCCCCTGAAAATGCTAGCAAGAACGGATATGTTGCTATTGAGATAAAAGCATCCAATTGTTATTACAGTGTTTGTTTGTATAAGTCACACCCAGGGTAATGAGATCATTCTCTATTCTTGGGACATTTTGCTGCAGTGGGAGACAAGCAGAAGCTAGACTGAGGAGGTGCTGCTGAATGCTACTGAGTTAAGATTACTCGGTGAGTGTGCATAGACAGGGGCACTGAGAGGTAAGTGATTAAACAATTCAAGGACTAAGGTTAGATCTTTTGGAGCCCAAATTTTGTGTTTTATCCAATAAAAAGTTTACCTTGGGTAAAGAACTACAAAGCTCACACCATCTTTTCATATGGTTGAGTGTCActaaaaggaatgaaagaaagggCAAATGCTTAGACTTGAGAGCTTAAACTCCTACATGTCCAAGCAGTTAttagctgaggctggaggaggacAGTGTTCTCACACCCTAGAGGTGCACTTCAGTGGTGAAGTACTTGCCCAGCAAATACTATGCCCTGGGTGTGATGCCTAACacggagaaaacaaaacagaacaacaacaaaccaggaTTCTTGTCTTCCTATTTCAATGACACTGAATGTTGGGGCTAGGAATGCAGATCAGTGGAAGAGCCCTGCTCCCCATTCTGAGCACAGCAAGAGACAAAACCCTCGACAGAGATTAGTACAATGCCTTCTGCATTACTTCTTCCACACACTGAGTCACCTTTGAGAAGCACAGTAGCTAGAGACGGAGAAGGGAGAGGCAGCCCAAGTCCCAAATGGACAAAGTGTGAAGAGCTTCCTTAATAGCTCCAAAACTCCAAAGTCTGCTTCAGTGCTCCAAGATATTTAGGCTCTTATAACTAAAGTGCATAATGCCATTCTGCTTATCTATGTCCAATAATTAAGCACAAACTCTATCACAGAATATATGGAACAGAGATATGGAGAATCTTCAAGCAAGCTTCCCCATGTTCAAGTTTATGAATCTGTGAGATCAAAACTAATCATACTGGGAgttaaggagatggctcagtgggtaatggcaCACACTGCAGCCAAGGCTGACAACTCGAGTTCTAGTCCTGAGATCCACTTggtgaaagagagaactgaccccataATGTTGTTCTGATTTCCACATACGCTGTGGCATGTTTGTAtaagtcaccccccccccccccatgagtgtaacaaccacaaaacaaaaaaaagaagttgatCAAACTGGAGAAAATACTGTTAGagaaggtgggagagatggctcaacagttaagagcacttgctgtagaccttggttcagttcctagcatttacacagtggctcataaccatttgtcATTACACtggatatgcatacacatacaggtaaaacactcatacacataaaataaaaataagtctaaaaaatttaaaaatactgttaaGAGACTAGAATCAaagttcaaacatttttaaagaaaccacAATAATTTTCactatataaatgtttataaatgaCCACAATTTGGTTAGAATTCTATCTctataaaataactaaataaaacatATGCTCTTTAATCTGATTCCTGTCATACCTGTGGCCAGTGTGTCCTCCTCCCATGAAGAGTACCCACAGAGACATCACTATCCCTGTAAGAGGACAGCTGACACTGGAAACTGGAAATTACTGGAATACCCAGTAACACCTCCCAATTCTGAAAGGTACCCATtttgaaaggagagaaactcagaaATAGAGTAGGAACCAAGTCCTAAAGGGCAAGTCTGTGCTCTAACCATGGGCACCTGGCCCCAAGACAGTTCCTTTGCTGTACACGAGGCTGGATATAGGTAACATACAGAACTGGATCCCTAACTCATTCCAGACAACTCAGTTCCAAATGTGGAAAAGTTTACAAAGGTGATACTAAAA belongs to Onychomys torridus chromosome 3, mOncTor1.1, whole genome shotgun sequence and includes:
- the Tmcc1 gene encoding transmembrane and coiled-coil domains protein 1 isoform X5, whose amino-acid sequence is MHQGLKDVGAKVTGFSEGVVDSVKGGFSSFSQATHSAAGAVVSKPREIASLIRNKFGSADNIPNLKDSLEEGQVDDAGKALGVISNFQSSPKYGSEEDCSSATSGSVGANSTTGGIAVGASSSKTNTLDMQSSGFDALLHEIQEIRETQARLEESFETLKEHYQRDYSLIMQTLQEERYRCERLEEQLNDLTELHQNEILNLKQELASMEEKIAYQSYERARDIQEALEACQTRISKMELQQQQQQVVQLEGLENATARNLLGKLINILLAVMAVLLVFVSTVANCVVPLMKTRNRTFSTLFLVAFIAFLWKHWDALFSYVDRLFSTPR
- the Tmcc1 gene encoding transmembrane and coiled-coil domains protein 1 isoform X3; protein product: MVQRFSLRRQLSKIERLEVSSLAQTSSAVASSTDGSIHPESVDGIPDPQRTKAAIAHLQQKILKLTEQIKIAQTARDDNVAEYLKLANSADKQQAARIKQVFEKKNQKSAQTILQLQKKLEHYHRKLREVEQNGIPRQPKDVFRDMHQGLKDVGAKVTGFSEGVVDSVKGGFSSFSQATHSAAGAVVSKPREIASLIRNKFGSADNIPNLKDSLEEGQVDDAGKALGVISNFQSSPKYGSEEDCSSATSGSVGANSTTGGIAVGASSSKTNTLDMQSSGFDALLHEIQEIRETQARLEESFETLKEHYQRDYSLIMQTLQEERYRCERLEEQLNDLTELHQNEILNLKQELASMEEKIAYQSYERARDIQEALEACQTRISKMELQQQQQQVVQLEGLENATARNLLGKLINILLAVMAVLLVFVSTVANCVVPLMKTRNRTFSTLFLVAFIAFLWKHWDALFSYVDRLFSTPR
- the Tmcc1 gene encoding transmembrane and coiled-coil domains protein 1 isoform X4, whose amino-acid sequence is MAWKIERLEVSSLAQTSSAVASSTDGSIHPESVDGIPDPQRTKAAIAHLQQKILKLTEQIKIAQTARDDNVAEYLKLANSADKQQAARIKQVFEKKNQKSAQTILQLQKKLEHYHRKLREVEQNGIPRQPKDVFRDMHQGLKDVGAKVTGFSEGVVDSVKGGFSSFSQATHSAAGAVVSKPREIASLIRNKFGSADNIPNLKDSLEEGQVDDAGKALGVISNFQSSPKYGSEEDCSSATSGSVGANSTTGGIAVGASSSKTNTLDMQSSGFDALLHEIQEIRETQARLEESFETLKEHYQRDYSLIMQTLQEERYRCERLEEQLNDLTELHQNEILNLKQELASMEEKIAYQSYERARDIQEALEACQTRISKMELQQQQQQVVQLEGLENATARNLLGKLINILLAVMAVLLVFVSTVANCVVPLMKTRNRTFSTLFLVAFIAFLWKHWDALFSYVDRLFSTPR
- the Tmcc1 gene encoding transmembrane and coiled-coil domains protein 1 isoform X2; the protein is MKRGTSLHSRRGKSEAPKGSPQINRKSGQEVAAVIQSGRPRSSSTTDAPTSSSVMEIACAAAAAACVPGEESTAERIERLEVSSLAQTSSAVASSTDGSIHPESVDGIPDPQRTKAAIAHLQQKILKLTEQIKIAQTARDDNVAEYLKLANSADKQQAARIKQVFEKKNQKSAQTILQLQKKLEHYHRKLREVEQNGIPRQPKDVFRDMHQGLKDVGAKVTGFSEGVVDSVKGGFSSFSQATHSAAGAVVSKPREIASLIRNKFGSADNIPNLKDSLEEGQVDDAGKALGVISNFQSSPKYGSEEDCSSATSGSVGANSTTGGIAVGASSSKTNTLDMQSSGFDALLHEIQEIRETQARLEESFETLKEHYQRDYSLIMQTLQEERYRCERLEEQLNDLTELHQNEILNLKQELASMEEKIAYQSYERARDIQEALEACQTRISKMELQQQQQQVVQLEGLENATARNLLGKLINILLAVMAVLLVFVSTVANCVVPLMKTRNRTFSTLFLVAFIAFLWKHWDALFSYVDRLFSTPR